TGTCGCCCTCGGGCATGATCGGCTCGCCGTTGCGGTAGATCGCGGCGATCCGCACCTCGACGTTGGGCAGGTGGAAGCGCAGCGCCTTGAGCGGATGGCCGACCAGCGGCCCGCCCTCGAAGGCGCGCACGCAGATCAGGCTGACCACGCCGTCGGCGAACTCGAGCACCTGCAGCGCCTCGGGGAAGGCGATCAGGCGCTTGATGTAGTCGGTGACGACCTGCTCGGGGCAGATCGAGAAGTCGACCGCGAAGTTGTCGTCGTCGAGCAGTTCCGGATGGTCGACGTAATCGGTCGAGCGCAGGCGGGCGATGCGGGTGGGCAGGTTGTAGAGCGCCTTGGCGATGCGGCAGGCGCAAAGATTGGTCTGGTCGGACTGGGTGACCGCGATCAGCAGGTCGGCATCCTCGGCGCCCGCTTCCTTCAGCACGCTGGGCGAGGCCGCATTGCCGCAGACGGTGCGGATCTCGAGGCGTTCACGCAGCGCGGCGAGGTATTCCTCGCTGGTGTCGACGAGCGTGATGTCGTTCGCCTCCGACACCAGGTTTTCCGCGACCGATGCCCCCACCTGCCCGGCACCGAGAATGATGATCTTCACCCTGTATTCCCGACTGAATGTAAGAGAATGATTCTACGCCCGGCACGCATGCCGACAAAGCGGATTGTGCGGCGCAGCAATCGCTGCCGCACGCCGCGTCGGATCAGTTCTCTTCGTGCCGGCGTCCGGCCTGCAGGCCGAGCTGCTTGAGCTTGCGATAGAGGTGGGTGCGCTCCAGCCCGGTCTTTTCCGCCAGGCGCGTCATGTTGCCGCCCTCCAGGCGCAGGTGGTGCTCGAAGTACATGCGCTCGAAGGCCTCGCGCGCCTCGCGCAGGGGTTGGTCGAGCGAGACCCCGCACGCCCCCGCGGCGAGGTCGGGCGGCAGCAGGCGGCGCACTTCGCTGGCGCCGATCTCCTCTTCCAGGGTGCCGAGCGCGAGCGACTTCACCGCGGCGCGCAGCTCCGGGTAGCCGCCCGGCCAGGGCAGGTTGCGGAGCTGGTTCAGCGCCGCGGTCGAGAAGCGGCGCAGCGGCACCTCGCCGGCCTCGACCAGGTGCAGCAGCAGCTGGCTGGCGAGCTCGGGCAGGTCGTCGCGCACGTCGGCGATCGACGGCGGCGCCAGGCTGACCTCGAACAGGCGGCTCAGCAGCCCCTCCTCCCAGCCCTCGCCGATCAGGCCTTCCACGCTGCGGTCGGTGGCCACCACCAGGCGCAGGTCGTAGCGCTCGAGGCGGTCGAGCGCGAAGGCGAGGTTCTTCTGCTGCGCGCGCGACAGGCGCGCGAGCTCGCCGACGAAGAGCACGCCGCCGTGCGCGGCCTGCAGCTGGCCGATGTCGAGGGGGACGGTGATGCCGGCCAGGTCCAGCCAGGGTGCGTTCGGCGCCTGCACGCTGCGCGCGACCAGCTCGGCCAGCGTGCCGGCACCGACGCGCAGCAGCAGCACGCGCGAGCTGCCGGTGATCTGCTCGACGCGGCGCTTGAGCTCGCGCAGCGGCACCGATCGGGTGAAGGCCGCCAGCGTCAGCGGCGCTGGTGCGCCGGGCGCCTGCGGGCGCTGCAGGCCGCGCTTGACCGCGGCGAGCAGCTTCTGCAGCGCGATCGGCTTCTCCAGGTAGTCGATCGCGCCGATGCGCGTGGCCTCGACCGCGGTGTCGATGGTGCCGTGGCCGGACATCATCACCACCGGCATGTTGAGCTGGCCGTTGGCCGCCCATTCCTTGAGCAGGGTGATGCCGTCGGTGTCGGGCATCCAGATGTCGAGCAGGACCATGTCGGGCCGCACCGCATTGCGCGCCGCGCGCGCCGCGCTCGCGTTCTCGGCCAGCAGCACGTCGTGGCCTTCGTCGCGCAGGATCTCGGACAGCAGTTCGCGGATACCGATTTCGTCGTCAACGATCAGAATTTTCGCCATTGTGTTTCTTCAAATCTCATTGTGTTCGGCAAGCCGCAGCCGGATGCGCACTTCCGCGCCCCCGCCCTCGCGATTGCTCAGGCGGACGTCGCCGCCGTGTTCGTCCACGATCTTCTTCACCATGGCCAGGCCGAGGCCGGTGCCGCGCGACTTGGTGGTGAAGTAGGGTTCGAAGGCCCGCGCCAGCACCTCCGCCGGGAAGCCCGGGCCGTTGTCGCGGAACAGCAGGACCGCGCGCTCGCCGTCGCGGCGGGTGAGGACGCCGATCTCGCCGTCGTCCTGGGCGACGAGCGCATCCTGCGCATTCTGCAGCATATTGTGGATCACCTGTCTGATCTGCGTCGGATCGCCCTGCACCGGCGGCAGGTTGCTGCCCAGTTCGGTGCGGATGCGCACGCTGGTGCTCTCGTACAGGTTGAGCACCTCGCGGATCAGCGCATTGAGGTCGATCGGCGTCAGGTTCGGCGCCGGCAGCCGCGCATAGTCGCGGAAGGCGTTGACCAGGTTCTTCATCGCCTCGACCTGGTTGACGATGGTCGTCGTCGCGCGCTCCAGCATCTCGCGGCCGCTGTCGTCGAGGCGGTCGGCGAGCTTGAAGGCCAGGCGCTCGGCCGAGAGCTGGATCGGGGTCAGCGGGTTCTTGATCTCGTGCGCCAGGCGACGGGCGACCTCGCCCCAGGCCGCGGTGCGCTGCGCGGCGACCAGACTGGAGATGTCGTCGAACACGACCACCAGGCCGCCGCCGGTGCTCGCCGGCAGGCGCGAGCCATGGATCAGCAGCGTGCGCGGCGTGCTGTCCTTGACCGGCAGGTCCATCTGCTTCTGCCAGTCGCCCTCGTTGGTGGCGAAGCCCTCGCGCAACACGTCGCGCAGCTCGCCATGGCGCGGCCAGGCGTCCAGGGTGATGTCCTCGAAGCCGGCGAGGTCGTCGTCGAGGATCTGCAGCGCGCCGTGGTTGGCCGCGCGCAGGTGGCCCTCCGGCGAGAAGGCGAGGACGCCGGTCGACAGGTTGGCGAGCACCGATTCGAGATAGGCGCGCGCGGCTTCGACTTCCGCGCGGTTGCGGTCGGCCGCGGCGCGCGCCTCCTGGAGCTGGCGGGTCATGCGGTTGAAGGACTGGGTCAGCACGCCCAGTTCGTCGTTGGCGGGCAAGGCCTGGCGTGGGCTGAAGTCGCCCTGGGCCACCGCCTGCGTGCCCTCGGCGAGGATCAGCAGCGGTGCCGCAAGGCGGCGGGCGATCAGCACCGCCATCGCCAGCGCACCGAGCAGCGCCAGCAGCAGGGTCAGGCTCAGCGTCACCGTGTAGATGCGCTTGAGGCCGCTGCGCCCCAGCGTCAGCTGCTGGTACTCGCGATAGGCCTCCTGCACCGCCTCGGCGTGACGTCCGAAGGACTCCGGCACCGGCTGGCTCAGCACCAGCAGGCGCGCCTCGCCGGCCAGGGTGCGCATCGGGATCGCGGTGGTGACGCGGATCACCAGCCGGCCGTCGGGCAGGCTGCCCACGGAATGGAACTGGCGAACCTGGCGCGCCTGGCGCAGCTCCCCCGGATCCGGCAGGTCGGGGACCAGGGTCTGGCCCGAATCCGAGGCGGTCGCCAGCACCTGCCCGTTTGCGGACAGGATGGTGGCGCTGCTGATGCCGGCCTGTTCGCGCAGGCGGTTGAGCCGGGTGGCCGCGCCCTGGCTCGCGCCCTCCAGGTCGATGACCATGTCGTCGGCCTTGTCGCGCACCTGGGTGACCAGGTAGTCGAGCGCGTTCTGGCCGAGGGCGATGCCGCCCTCGAGCGCGGAATCCACCCGCACGTCGAACCAGGACTCGATGCTGCGCACGACGAACTGCAGCGAC
This genomic stretch from Thauera sp. GDN1 harbors:
- a CDS encoding response regulator, encoding MAKILIVDDEIGIRELLSEILRDEGHDVLLAENASAARAARNAVRPDMVLLDIWMPDTDGITLLKEWAANGQLNMPVVMMSGHGTIDTAVEATRIGAIDYLEKPIALQKLLAAVKRGLQRPQAPGAPAPLTLAAFTRSVPLRELKRRVEQITGSSRVLLLRVGAGTLAELVARSVQAPNAPWLDLAGITVPLDIGQLQAAHGGVLFVGELARLSRAQQKNLAFALDRLERYDLRLVVATDRSVEGLIGEGWEEGLLSRLFEVSLAPPSIADVRDDLPELASQLLLHLVEAGEVPLRRFSTAALNQLRNLPWPGGYPELRAAVKSLALGTLEEEIGASEVRRLLPPDLAAGACGVSLDQPLREAREAFERMYFEHHLRLEGGNMTRLAEKTGLERTHLYRKLKQLGLQAGRRHEEN
- a CDS encoding ATP-binding protein — encoded protein: MKRILLVVAAALAGISLFLLTSASANTELFASSYPYLLALNGVMVVVLGALVGVQLRQLWREYRARQFGSRLKYRLVLLFALMGVVPGLVIYAVSLQFVVRSIESWFDVRVDSALEGGIALGQNALDYLVTQVRDKADDMVIDLEGASQGAATRLNRLREQAGISSATILSANGQVLATASDSGQTLVPDLPDPGELRQARQVRQFHSVGSLPDGRLVIRVTTAIPMRTLAGEARLLVLSQPVPESFGRHAEAVQEAYREYQQLTLGRSGLKRIYTVTLSLTLLLALLGALAMAVLIARRLAAPLLILAEGTQAVAQGDFSPRQALPANDELGVLTQSFNRMTRQLQEARAAADRNRAEVEAARAYLESVLANLSTGVLAFSPEGHLRAANHGALQILDDDLAGFEDITLDAWPRHGELRDVLREGFATNEGDWQKQMDLPVKDSTPRTLLIHGSRLPASTGGGLVVVFDDISSLVAAQRTAAWGEVARRLAHEIKNPLTPIQLSAERLAFKLADRLDDSGREMLERATTTIVNQVEAMKNLVNAFRDYARLPAPNLTPIDLNALIREVLNLYESTSVRIRTELGSNLPPVQGDPTQIRQVIHNMLQNAQDALVAQDDGEIGVLTRRDGERAVLLFRDNGPGFPAEVLARAFEPYFTTKSRGTGLGLAMVKKIVDEHGGDVRLSNREGGGAEVRIRLRLAEHNEI